The following coding sequences lie in one Bacteroidota bacterium genomic window:
- the dinB gene encoding DNA polymerase IV: MDSGKRTVVHLDLDTFFVSVERLQNSSLLGKPIIIGGTSDRGVVSSCSYEARQYGVHSAMPMKMARNLCSDAIVIRGDMDQYSKYSRMVTDVIKERAPVYEKASIDEHYLDITGMDRFFGCMSWAHELRQKIISETGLPISYGLSVNKTVAKIATGEAKPNGEKEVNLTNVKPFLYPLSIRKIPMIGKKTYQLLRSMGIVRIETLSNIPKEMVQNVMGKNGLAIWKKANGIDHTPVQNYHEQKSMSTERTFDRDTIDIVKLNRLIAIMVEKLAFELRKQEKLTSCLTVKIRYSNFDTHTLQKRIAYTSYDHHLIEIARELFKKLYNRRMLIRLIGVKFSELVYGGQQLNIFNDKPQLIDLYQTMDGIREKHGSKSIRRAIGLNERFKVEKSE, from the coding sequence ATGGATAGCGGAAAACGAACAGTAGTGCACCTGGATTTGGATACATTTTTTGTATCCGTGGAGCGGCTGCAAAACAGCAGTTTGCTAGGGAAGCCTATCATCATAGGTGGAACTTCCGATCGTGGCGTAGTATCCAGTTGTAGCTATGAGGCGCGTCAATATGGAGTGCATTCGGCTATGCCCATGAAAATGGCACGTAATCTTTGTTCTGATGCCATTGTCATCAGGGGTGATATGGATCAATACAGCAAATACTCCCGTATGGTTACGGATGTTATCAAAGAAAGAGCTCCCGTTTATGAAAAAGCATCTATCGATGAACATTACCTCGATATTACGGGTATGGACAGGTTTTTCGGTTGCATGAGCTGGGCACACGAGCTTCGCCAAAAAATTATCAGCGAAACAGGCCTGCCTATCTCCTATGGTTTATCGGTGAATAAAACCGTAGCTAAAATTGCCACAGGCGAAGCCAAACCCAATGGAGAAAAGGAAGTAAACCTGACCAATGTAAAACCATTCCTCTACCCTTTGTCGATTCGTAAAATCCCGATGATTGGCAAGAAAACCTATCAGCTGCTTCGCTCGATGGGTATTGTACGCATAGAAACCCTGAGCAACATCCCGAAGGAAATGGTGCAAAATGTTATGGGGAAAAACGGGCTTGCCATTTGGAAAAAAGCCAATGGCATCGATCATACACCCGTACAAAACTACCACGAGCAAAAATCCATGAGTACTGAGCGCACCTTCGACAGGGATACTATTGATATTGTAAAACTGAACCGACTAATTGCCATTATGGTTGAAAAACTGGCTTTTGAGCTTAGAAAACAAGAAAAGCTCACTTCCTGCCTAACGGTGAAAATTCGGTATTCCAACTTCGATACGCATACATTACAAAAGCGTATTGCCTATACTTCCTACGATCATCACCTGATAGAAATAGCACGCGAATTATTTAAAAAACTGTACAACCGCAGAATGCTCATTCGGCTTATTGGAGTAAAATTCAGTGAGTTGGTTTATGGCGGACAGCAGTTAAACATTTTTAACGATAAGCCCCAACTAATTGACCTCTACCAAACCATGGATGGAATACGAGAAAAACACGGTTCCAAGTCTATACGTAGAGCCATTGGGCTAAATGAACGATTTAAAGTAGAGAAGAGTGAATAA
- a CDS encoding DUF559 domain-containing protein: MKRRKIIPYNPRLKQLARNLRNNSTQSEIRLWGYLKGKQIMGYDFHRQKPIDNYILDFFCNELMLGIELDGYSHHFEEVLVKDERKEKRMNELGIKVIRFEDEEVMRDIDNVIRSIEGYIEEFEENVRLCL, from the coding sequence ATGAAGCGAAGAAAAATAATCCCATATAATCCAAGACTAAAGCAGCTTGCGAGAAATCTGCGAAACAATAGTACACAAAGTGAAATCAGACTTTGGGGCTATTTAAAGGGCAAGCAGATAATGGGATATGATTTTCATAGACAGAAACCCATTGATAATTACATCCTTGACTTTTTCTGTAATGAATTGATGTTGGGGATTGAGTTGGATGGCTATTCGCATCATTTTGAAGAGGTGCTTGTCAAAGATGAGAGGAAAGAAAAGCGGATGAATGAACTAGGAATTAAGGTTATACGATTTGAGGATGAAGAAGTAATGAGAGATATAGATAATGTGATTAGGTCGATTGAGGGCTATATTGAGGAGTTTGAGGAGAATGTTAGGTTGTGTTTATGA